The following are encoded together in the Pleurocapsa sp. FMAR1 genome:
- the gyrB gene encoding DNA topoisomerase (ATP-hydrolyzing) subunit B: MASTYDADQIQVLEGLEAVRKRPGMYIGSTGPKGLHHLVYEVVDNSIDEALAGFCTHIEVDINPDGSVTVTDDGRGIPTGIHSKTGKSALETVMTVLHAGGKFGGDGSGYKVSGGLHGVGVSVVNALSKLVEVTVWRDQKVYLQSYQKGKAQGQLAVKPNKDQPKRTGTSVHFVPDETIFSETTTFEYDILAKRLKELAYLNAGIKITFSDQRLEEIRQDIFCYEGGIKEYVQYMTLEKDPLHQDIIYVNKEKNGVTVEVALQWCIDSYSDNLLGFANNIRTIDGGTHLEGLKTVLTRTMNTFARKRNKIKENESNLGGENVREGLTGVVSVKVPDPEFEGQTKTKLGNTEVRGIVDSLVGEVLNDYLEFNLNVGDAIIEKAVQSFKAAEAARHARELVRRKSVLESSPLPGKLADCSTRDPEESEIFLVEGDSAGGSAKQGRDRRFQAILPLRGKIINIEKTDDSKIYKNNEIQSMITALGLGIKGDEFDPTQLRYHRIVIMTDADVDGAHIRTLLLTFFYRYQRDLVDQGYIYIACPPLYKLERGRNHQYCYSDRELQERIAEFPANANYTIQRFKGLGEMMPQQLWDTTMNPETRAMKRVEIDDAAEADRMFTVLMGDRVAPRREFIEANAPKLNLDDLDI; encoded by the coding sequence ATGGCTAGCACTTACGATGCAGATCAAATTCAGGTTTTAGAAGGTCTGGAGGCAGTACGCAAACGTCCAGGGATGTACATTGGTTCGACAGGACCAAAAGGACTGCATCACTTAGTATACGAGGTAGTAGATAATTCTATTGACGAAGCACTTGCAGGTTTTTGTACTCATATAGAAGTTGATATTAATCCTGATGGTTCAGTCACCGTCACCGATGATGGACGGGGTATTCCCACGGGCATCCATTCTAAGACAGGCAAGTCAGCTTTAGAAACAGTAATGACTGTTTTGCACGCTGGGGGTAAATTTGGTGGTGACGGAAGCGGTTATAAGGTTTCGGGTGGTTTACACGGGGTAGGTGTATCGGTAGTTAACGCTTTATCAAAATTGGTAGAGGTAACGGTTTGGCGAGATCAAAAAGTTTATCTCCAAAGCTATCAAAAAGGAAAAGCTCAAGGACAGTTAGCTGTAAAACCAAATAAAGACCAGCCTAAGCGCACAGGAACTTCAGTTCATTTTGTTCCTGATGAGACTATCTTTAGTGAAACAACCACTTTTGAATATGATATTCTAGCAAAACGGTTAAAGGAGTTAGCTTATCTCAATGCGGGCATTAAAATTACCTTTAGCGACCAACGCCTAGAAGAAATACGCCAGGATATATTTTGTTATGAAGGTGGCATCAAAGAATATGTCCAATACATGACGCTAGAAAAAGATCCTCTGCATCAAGACATTATTTATGTCAATAAAGAGAAAAATGGCGTAACTGTAGAAGTTGCTTTGCAGTGGTGTATTGACTCCTATAGTGATAATTTATTAGGTTTTGCCAACAATATCCGTACCATTGATGGGGGTACTCATTTAGAGGGTTTAAAAACTGTCCTGACTCGGACAATGAATACCTTTGCCCGCAAGCGTAACAAAATTAAAGAAAATGAATCTAACCTTGGCGGGGAAAATGTCCGTGAGGGTTTAACTGGAGTCGTATCGGTTAAAGTACCCGATCCTGAGTTTGAGGGACAAACAAAAACCAAGCTGGGTAATACAGAAGTTCGCGGCATAGTTGATTCTCTTGTAGGAGAAGTTTTAAACGACTATCTAGAATTTAATCTTAATGTTGGCGATGCCATTATCGAAAAGGCCGTTCAGTCTTTTAAAGCAGCCGAAGCAGCCCGCCATGCGCGAGAATTAGTTCGCCGTAAATCTGTTTTAGAGTCTTCTCCTTTACCTGGAAAGCTGGCTGACTGTAGTACTCGCGATCCTGAAGAATCAGAAATTTTCCTTGTGGAAGGAGATTCTGCGGGTGGTTCAGCAAAGCAAGGCAGGGATAGAAGATTCCAGGCAATTTTACCCCTGAGAGGTAAAATCATCAACATCGAAAAGACTGATGACAGCAAAATCTACAAGAATAATGAAATTCAGTCAATGATTACCGCCTTGGGGTTAGGCATCAAAGGAGACGAATTCGATCCAACTCAACTGCGCTATCACCGCATTGTAATTATGACGGATGCTGATGTAGATGGGGCGCACATTAGAACATTGTTGCTGACGTTCTTTTATCGCTATCAAAGGGACTTAGTAGACCAAGGCTATATTTATATTGCCTGCCCTCCTCTGTATAAACTAGAACGAGGACGCAACCATCAATACTGCTATAGCGATCGCGAATTACAAGAGCGTATTGCTGAATTTCCCGCCAATGCTAACTATACTATTCAGCGATTCAAAGGGCTAGGTGAAATGATGCCCCAACAGCTTTGGGACACGACAATGAATCCTGAAACCCGCGCTATGAAACGAGTAGAAATTGATGATGCAGCCGAAGCAGATCGAATGTTTACTGTCTTGATGGGCGATCGTGTTGCCCCCAGACGAGAGTTTATCGAAGCCAACGCACCCAAGTTAAATCTAGATGATTTAGATATTTAA
- a CDS encoding SDR family oxidoreductase, producing MTKTYLITGTNRGIGLEYCRQLKEQGHEVIAVCRSPSEELEALEVQIEKDVDLTSEQAVNSLVARLNGKKIDVLINNAGIVERNTLEELDFDSISRQFEINAIAPLQFTKALLSNLDNGSKVVLMTSRMGSIEDNTSGGSYGYRMSKVALSMAGKSLSHDLKPKGIAVAILHPGLVKTRMTNFTDSGITTETSVKGLLTRIEELDLNNTGTFWHSNGEILPW from the coding sequence ATGACAAAAACATATTTAATTACGGGAACAAATAGAGGCATCGGCTTAGAGTATTGTCGTCAGCTAAAAGAACAAGGACATGAGGTAATTGCTGTATGCAGATCGCCTTCTGAGGAGTTGGAAGCTTTGGAGGTACAGATAGAAAAGGATGTAGATCTTACTTCTGAACAAGCAGTCAATAGTTTAGTTGCAAGACTCAATGGAAAAAAGATTGATGTTTTGATTAATAATGCGGGAATAGTAGAGCGGAACACCTTAGAAGAGCTTGATTTTGATAGTATAAGTCGGCAGTTTGAGATAAATGCGATCGCACCGTTGCAATTTACCAAAGCACTTTTATCTAATTTAGATAATGGCTCAAAAGTTGTTTTGATGACTAGTCGTATGGGTTCAATTGAGGACAATACATCTGGTGGCTCATACGGCTATCGAATGTCCAAGGTAGCTTTATCGATGGCAGGTAAATCTTTATCTCATGATTTAAAGCCTAAAGGTATTGCGGTGGCTATTTTACATCCAGGGTTGGTTAAAACTCGTATGACTAATTTTACCGATTCAGGAATTACCACCGAAACTTCAGTCAAAGGTTTACTGACTCGTATTGAAGAATTAGATCTCAACAATACAGGAACTTTTTGGCATTCCAATGGAGAGATTTTACCTTGGTGA
- a CDS encoding alpha/beta fold hydrolase, protein MPRTKIGNIEMYYEVHGSGEPVVLIHGLSMDSSTWFNQVPVLSQKYQVIVFDHRGVGQTDAPNQDYSTEMMADDLVGLLKFLKVDNAHILGFSMGGMIAQTIALKYPKLVKSLVLNATATQFPARAKHLVQTWIRMLNENVSIETWMRDICLWVYTNEFFEDDETVTDLINLALNNPHPQSTQGFAGQVAALMQHDTRSQVSQISVPTLVLIGRDEIFIPLKYSEELAAKIPKAELVILERGGHNSLIEFPEQFNQAVMQFLDGVA, encoded by the coding sequence ATGCCCAGAACCAAGATTGGTAATATTGAAATGTACTATGAGGTTCACGGCAGTGGTGAACCTGTAGTTTTGATTCACGGTTTAAGCATGGATAGCAGCACATGGTTCAACCAAGTTCCTGTACTCTCACAAAAATATCAGGTTATCGTCTTCGATCATCGTGGTGTTGGACAAACTGATGCTCCTAATCAAGATTACTCAACCGAGATGATGGCGGATGATCTTGTCGGCTTATTAAAATTTTTGAAGGTGGATAATGCTCATATTTTGGGCTTTTCAATGGGTGGTATGATTGCCCAGACAATTGCCTTGAAATATCCTAAGTTGGTAAAAAGCTTAGTGTTAAACGCAACAGCCACCCAGTTTCCTGCTAGAGCAAAACATTTAGTTCAGACCTGGATCAGAATGCTCAACGAAAATGTGTCTATAGAAACCTGGATGAGAGACATCTGCTTGTGGGTTTACACAAATGAGTTTTTTGAAGATGACGAAACTGTGACGGATTTAATCAATCTTGCACTCAATAATCCTCATCCACAATCCACTCAAGGTTTTGCAGGACAGGTTGCTGCGCTGATGCAACATGACACGCGATCGCAAGTTAGCCAAATCTCAGTTCCAACTTTGGTGCTGATTGGTAGAGATGAAATCTTTATTCCTCTAAAATATTCAGAAGAACTTGCTGCTAAGATCCCCAAAGCTGAGTTAGTGATATTGGAGCGAGGCGGACATAATAGCTTGATAGAATTTCCCGAGCAGTTCAATCAAGCTGTAATGCAATTTTTAGACGGAGTGGCATAG
- the ftsH3 gene encoding ATP-dependent zinc metalloprotease FtsH3, translating to MSKDNNKKWRNAGLYVLLAIVVVALGTAFLDKQPQTRETWAYSKLIDEVQSHKIETVKISADRTKAQVIDREGTPITVNLPNDPQLIDILSDNGVDIAVLPQSDEGWLFRALSSLLFPILLLVGLFFLLRRAQSGPGSQAMNFGKSKARVQMEPKTQVTFGDVAGIEQAKLELTEVVDFLKNADRFTAIGAKIPKGVLLVGPPGTGKTLLAKAVAGEAGVPFFSISGSEFVEMFVGVGASRVRDLFEQAKANAPCIVFIDEIDAVGRQRGAGLGGGNDEREQTLNQLLTEMDGFEGNTGIILIAATNRPDVLDSALMRPGRFDRQVVVDRPDYAGRQEILNVHARGKTLAKDVDLNKVARRTPGFTGADLANLLNEAAILAARRSLTEISMDEVNDAIDRVMAGPEKKNRVMSEKRKELVAYHEAGHALVGALMPDYDPVQKISIIPRGRAGGLTWFTPSEDRMESGLYSRSYLQNQMAVALGGRLAEEIIYGEEEVTTGASNDLQQVTKVARQMVTRFGMSDRLGPVALGRSNGNVFMGRDIASDRDFSNETAAAIDEEVRNYVDQAYGRAKKVLQENRHILDRLAAMLIEKETVEADELQDVLSSNDVTMASLA from the coding sequence GTGAGTAAAGATAACAATAAAAAATGGCGCAATGCAGGACTGTATGTTTTGTTAGCCATAGTAGTGGTAGCGTTAGGCACTGCCTTTTTAGATAAGCAACCTCAAACACGTGAAACTTGGGCGTACAGCAAATTAATAGACGAAGTTCAGAGCCATAAAATAGAAACCGTTAAGATTAGTGCAGATCGCACTAAAGCGCAAGTTATTGACCGTGAAGGCACACCTATAACTGTTAACCTACCTAACGATCCTCAATTAATTGATATTTTGAGTGATAACGGTGTTGATATTGCCGTTCTGCCTCAAAGTGATGAAGGATGGTTGTTTAGAGCTTTGAGCAGTCTTTTATTCCCCATATTATTATTAGTTGGATTATTTTTCCTTCTTAGAAGAGCGCAAAGTGGTCCAGGCTCACAAGCCATGAACTTTGGCAAGTCTAAAGCTAGAGTGCAGATGGAGCCAAAAACTCAGGTAACTTTCGGCGATGTAGCTGGTATTGAGCAAGCCAAGCTAGAGCTTACTGAAGTAGTAGACTTTCTCAAAAATGCCGATCGCTTTACCGCTATTGGCGCAAAAATTCCCAAAGGTGTATTACTTGTAGGACCTCCAGGAACAGGTAAAACCTTACTAGCTAAAGCGGTAGCTGGTGAAGCTGGCGTACCTTTCTTTAGTATTTCTGGTTCAGAGTTCGTCGAAATGTTTGTGGGTGTGGGTGCTTCTCGTGTCCGCGACCTGTTTGAGCAAGCTAAAGCTAATGCACCCTGTATCGTCTTTATCGATGAGATTGATGCCGTTGGTCGTCAGCGTGGTGCTGGTTTAGGGGGTGGTAACGATGAGCGCGAACAGACTCTTAACCAACTGCTAACCGAGATGGATGGTTTTGAAGGCAATACAGGCATTATCTTGATTGCTGCTACCAACCGTCCTGATGTATTAGACTCCGCTTTAATGCGTCCAGGTCGCTTTGACCGTCAGGTAGTAGTTGATCGTCCTGACTATGCAGGTCGTCAAGAAATCCTCAACGTTCATGCTCGCGGTAAAACTTTAGCTAAAGACGTAGACCTAAATAAAGTTGCTCGTCGTACCCCTGGCTTTACTGGTGCTGACTTAGCAAATTTACTTAACGAAGCAGCAATTCTAGCGGCTCGTCGCAGTTTAACTGAAATCTCAATGGATGAAGTCAACGACGCAATCGATCGCGTCATGGCAGGACCAGAGAAGAAAAACCGCGTCATGAGCGAAAAACGCAAAGAGTTAGTGGCTTATCATGAGGCTGGTCACGCTTTAGTTGGTGCATTGATGCCTGACTACGATCCTGTACAGAAAATAAGCATTATTCCTCGTGGTCGTGCTGGTGGTTTAACTTGGTTTACCCCTAGTGAAGATCGCATGGAGTCTGGCTTATATTCTCGTTCTTATCTTCAAAACCAAATGGCTGTAGCCCTCGGTGGTCGTCTAGCTGAAGAGATTATCTATGGCGAAGAAGAAGTTACTACTGGTGCTTCTAATGATTTACAGCAGGTAACTAAAGTAGCGCGTCAGATGGTAACTCGTTTTGGAATGAGCGATCGCCTTGGTCCTGTAGCTTTGGGTCGTTCAAACGGTAATGTCTTTATGGGTCGCGATATTGCCTCAGACCGCGATTTCTCCAACGAAACCGCAGCAGCGATCGATGAAGAAGTACGTAACTATGTCGATCAAGCCTATGGTCGTGCTAAAAAGGTCTTGCAAGAAAATCGTCACATTCTTGATCGTTTAGCCGCAATGCTAATTGAGAAAGAAACGGTAGAAGCAGATGAACTACAGGATGTTTTATCCAGTAATGATGTAACAATGGCATCTTTAGCTTAA
- a CDS encoding ChaN family lipoprotein, with protein sequence MKLKIPALICFFSAFLAGFIFQYPNQATNVTAKAVGIISEQKINQLKQYDVIYLGENHDRAEHHAAELEIITQLDQAQANSKTRLAIGLEMFQRPFQPILDLYLSGEISEAELREQTEYDTRWGFDWEFYAPILRFAQENKIPLIALNTPAEVTQKVAETGLDSLKDGNFRYILPLAEIKLDNQEYRQKMAEVYQAHAQNGQGNSSDQENFYAAQVLWDETMADAIARYYNNHPQSQIVVLVGKAHVMDNYAIPERVNRRIKDKSFSQTSFLLEE encoded by the coding sequence ATGAAATTAAAAATTCCCGCCCTAATTTGCTTCTTCAGCGCATTTTTGGCGGGATTTATTTTTCAATACCCAAATCAAGCGACTAACGTTACTGCAAAGGCTGTAGGGATTATCAGTGAACAGAAAATTAATCAACTCAAACAGTATGACGTAATTTACTTAGGAGAAAATCACGATCGCGCTGAACATCATGCAGCAGAGTTAGAAATTATCACTCAACTCGATCAAGCTCAAGCAAATTCTAAGACAAGACTAGCAATTGGCTTAGAAATGTTTCAGCGTCCTTTTCAACCAATCTTAGATCTTTATTTATCAGGAGAAATTAGCGAGGCTGAGTTAAGAGAGCAAACTGAATACGATACTCGCTGGGGTTTTGACTGGGAATTTTATGCTCCTATTTTACGCTTTGCTCAAGAAAACAAAATCCCCCTAATTGCTCTAAATACTCCCGCAGAAGTTACGCAAAAGGTAGCTGAAACTGGCTTAGATAGCTTAAAAGACGGTAATTTTCGCTATATTCTACCTCTAGCGGAAATTAAGCTGGATAATCAAGAATATCGTCAAAAAATGGCAGAAGTCTATCAAGCACACGCTCAAAATGGACAGGGAAATAGCAGCGATCAAGAAAATTTCTATGCAGCACAAGTATTGTGGGATGAGACCATGGCAGATGCGATCGCTCGTTACTACAACAATCATCCTCAGTCCCAGATAGTTGTCTTAGTTGGCAAAGCTCACGTTATGGATAATTATGCTATTCCTGAGCGTGTAAATAGACGCATCAAAGATAAGTCTTTTAGCCAAACAAGCTTTTTATTAGAAGAATAA
- a CDS encoding SpoIID/LytB domain-containing protein, with amino-acid sequence MIKATVFLGVFWISNLWGIQSTIAAEAKAQKLDLEIGIIQRLGAKPMIDGDPLIQKVKINSTSGDSLKVSFPDQASISAIETKEVVLKVDSTPLTKPKLEEKLILSDRSTFETAEDSAKSWQKLGIEVEVAQPGRWQVWAKRDVYSTPLVRRWLLHSLEANGYDSPYLDTEVLSKKPDIILKIGEKEYNQDQVEITSSKNLVEVNTTDNSQAARTYGGSLKLQPNAYGEFSLVNHVPLETYLRGVVPYEIGANAPAQAVAAQTIIARTYALRNLRRFKVDDYQLCATVHCQVYKGLNDTNPISDQAIAQTAGLVLTYKNELIDALYSSTTGGVTASFADTWNGAERPYLQPVIDSSRPLWDLVKHPLNNEQTFRHFLKMTQGFNETGREGVFRWHKTRSIADLNQDLRTYLQKTRDPLADFNTIKSMEVQERSPSGRMLTLAIETDKGKLELHKNEIRSALEPPRSTFFYLQPIYNKQKQLQAYDFIGGGFGHGVGMSQYGSYNLANLGWSAERILAFYYPQTEIKPLDDSIVFWRDESPKSISKK; translated from the coding sequence ATGATAAAAGCTACAGTATTTTTAGGTGTTTTTTGGATATCAAACCTATGGGGAATACAGTCTACAATTGCTGCTGAAGCTAAGGCTCAAAAGCTAGATCTCGAAATTGGAATTATTCAGCGTTTGGGTGCCAAACCGATGATTGATGGAGATCCTTTAATCCAAAAAGTTAAGATCAATAGTACTTCTGGCGATTCATTAAAAGTTAGTTTTCCCGATCAAGCATCTATTTCGGCGATTGAAACCAAAGAAGTTGTGTTAAAGGTAGATTCTACCCCTCTGACTAAACCTAAATTAGAAGAAAAGCTGATTTTAAGCGATCGCTCTACCTTTGAAACTGCTGAAGATAGTGCCAAATCTTGGCAGAAACTGGGGATTGAGGTAGAGGTGGCTCAACCTGGACGCTGGCAAGTCTGGGCAAAGCGAGATGTTTACAGTACTCCTTTGGTTCGTCGCTGGCTGCTTCATAGTCTAGAAGCCAATGGTTACGATAGTCCCTATCTTGATACGGAAGTCTTATCTAAAAAGCCCGATATTATCTTGAAAATTGGTGAAAAAGAATACAACCAAGATCAAGTAGAAATTACCAGTAGCAAAAACTTAGTTGAGGTTAACACTACCGATAATTCTCAGGCTGCTCGTACCTATGGAGGCAGTCTCAAGCTTCAACCTAACGCTTATGGAGAGTTTAGCTTAGTTAATCATGTTCCCCTAGAAACTTATCTGCGGGGAGTTGTTCCCTATGAAATTGGTGCAAATGCCCCTGCTCAAGCGGTTGCGGCTCAAACAATTATCGCCCGCACCTATGCCTTACGTAATCTACGGCGTTTTAAGGTAGATGATTACCAACTTTGCGCCACCGTCCACTGTCAGGTATATAAAGGCTTGAATGATACTAATCCTATTAGTGACCAAGCGATCGCTCAAACCGCAGGTTTAGTTCTTACCTACAAAAATGAACTAATTGATGCTCTTTATTCTTCTACTACTGGCGGGGTAACGGCTAGTTTTGCAGACACCTGGAATGGTGCAGAACGTCCCTACCTTCAGCCTGTAATTGATTCCTCTCGTCCTCTTTGGGATCTGGTAAAACATCCCTTAAATAATGAACAAACCTTTCGTCACTTTCTGAAAATGACTCAGGGGTTTAATGAAACAGGAAGAGAAGGCGTATTTCGCTGGCACAAAACCAGAAGCATTGCTGACTTAAATCAAGATCTGCGTACATACCTGCAAAAAACTCGCGATCCTCTCGCTGATTTTAATACCATTAAATCAATGGAGGTTCAAGAGCGATCGCCCTCTGGCAGAATGTTGACTTTGGCTATCGAAACTGACAAAGGAAAACTAGAGCTACACAAAAATGAAATTCGCAGTGCCTTAGAGCCTCCTCGCAGTACTTTCTTCTATCTTCAGCCCATTTACAATAAGCAGAAGCAGTTACAGGCTTATGATTTTATTGGTGGTGGCTTTGGTCATGGCGTAGGTATGAGCCAATATGGTTCTTATAATTTGGCAAATCTGGGTTGGTCAGCAGAGCGAATTTTGGCTTTCTATTATCCCCAGACTGAAATTAAGCCATTAGATGACAGCATCGTTTTCTGGCGGGATGAGTCTCCAAAATCAATTAGTAAGAAGTAA